A genomic stretch from Sebastes fasciatus isolate fSebFas1 chromosome 23, fSebFas1.pri, whole genome shotgun sequence includes:
- the chrm2a gene encoding muscarinic acetylcholine receptor M2a — MDVFNFTYWNASEGNDTEVVEESENAYKTVEVVFIVLVAGSLSLVTVIGNILVMLSIKVNRNLQTVNNYFLFSLACADLIIGLCSMNLYTVYIVMGYWPLGPVVCDLWLALDYVVSNASVMNLLIISFDRYFCVTKPLSYPVKRTTKMAGMMIAAAWVLSFVLWAPAILFWQFIVGGRTVPERECYIQFFSNAAVTFGTAIAAFYLPVIIMIQLYWQISRASKSRVKKDNRKPSPANPEPVSPGQRINNTPKPNNNNVPGEDTGRLQSQNADDGANQHDGKLQNGKGPSSTTAEGETEGDDVARENCAAGEEKESSNDSTSGSVAASNQKDEEVVPSAANSSAEASQPPPRQRAKAGGSKMTCIKIKTKSPKGDCYTPSNATVEIVPASERQNHVARKIVKMTKQPPNKKKKVPPSREKKVTRTIMAILVAFVATWTPYNVMVLINTFCSSCIPNTMWTIGYWLCYINSTINPACYALCNVTFKKTFKHLLLCQYKNSRSAR; from the coding sequence ATGGATGTATTCAATTTCACCTACTGGAATGCCTCTGAAGGCAATGACACAGAAGTGGTGGAAGAGAGCGAAAATGCCTACAAGACTGTGGAGGTGGTGTTCATCGTGTTGGTGGCCGGTTCCCTCAGTTTGGTCACAGTTATTGGGAATATCCTGGTCATGCTTTCCATCAAAGTTAATAGGAACTTACAGACTGTCAACAACTATTTTTTATTCAGCCTTGCATGTGCTGACCTAATTATTGGACTGTGCTCTATGAActtgtacacagtgtacatagTGATGGGCTACTGGCCACTGGGCCCGGTGGTGTGCGACTTGTGGTTAGCCTTGGACTATGTTGTCAGCAACGCGTCTGTCATGAATCTTCTCATCATAAGCTTTGACAGATACTTCTGTGTCACCAAGCCCCTCAGCTACCCTGTCAAAAGGACCACCAAGATGGCGGGGATGATGATCGCAGCAGCCTGGGTCCTTTCTTTCGTCCTCTGGGCCCCAGCCATTCTCTTCTGGCAGTTCATCGTTGGTGGGCGGACAGTGCCTGAGAGGGAGTGCTACATCCAGTTCTTCTCTAATGCCGCAGTCACGTTTGGCACCGCCATCGCCGCCTTTTACCTGCCTGTCATCATTATGATCCAGCTGTACTGGCAGATCTCCAGAGCGAGCAAGAGTCGCGTGAAGAAGGATAACCGCAAGCCGTCACCAGCCAATCCAGAGCCTGTGTCGCCTGGCCAGAGGATTAACAACACACCGaaacccaacaacaacaacgtgcCGGGGGAAGACACAGGGCGTTTGCAGAGCCAGAATGCTGATGATGGAGCTAACCAGCATGATGGGAAACTGCAAAATGGCAAGGGGCCTTCCTCGACCACTGCCGAGGGAGAAACCGAGGGTGACGACGTGGCGAGGGAGAACTGCGCTgccggagaggagaaggagagctCCAATGATTCAACATCCGGCAGCGTGGCTGCATCCAATCAGAAGGACGAAGAGGTGGTACCCTCCGCTGCCAACTCCAGCGCTGAGGCAAGCCAGCCACCCCCGCGCCAGCGAGCCAAGGCGGGAGGCTCCAAGATGACCTGCATCAAGATCAAGACGAAATCGCCCAAGGGAGACTGCTACACACCGTCCAACGCCACCGTTGAGATCGTCCCGGCCTCGGAGAGGCAGAACCACGTGGCGCGAAAGATTGTGAAGATGACAAAGCAGCCTcccaacaagaagaagaaagtgcCGCCGTCACGGGAGAAAAAAGTGACCCGCACCATAATGGCCATCCTGGTAGCTTTTGTTGCCACCTGGACTCCTTATAATGTGATGGTGCTTATTAACACCTTCTGCTCCAGCTGCATCCCCAACACAATGTGGACTATTGGCTACTGGCTGTGCTACATCAACAGCACCATCAACCCGGCCTGCTACGCTCTGTGCaatgtcacatttaaaaagacatTCAAACATCTTCTTCTCTGCCAATATAAAAATAGTAGGTCAGCCAGATAA